AGTTCGAACATGCCGTAATTCAGCGCGTGGAACCCGGCCAGGGTCACGAACTGGTACTTGTAGCCCATGGCGCCAAGTTCGCGCTGGAAACGTTCCATCGCGGAAACGTCGAGGTGGGCCGACCAGTTGAATGAAGGCGAGCAGTTGTAGGACAGCAGCTTGCCCGGGTATTCCTCGTGAATGGCTTCTGCGAAGCGTCGCGCCTGGTCCAGGTTGGGGGTCGACGTCTCCATCCATATGAGGTCGGCATACTCCGCGTAGGCTAGGCCGCGGGCCACGCAGCGCTGAAAGCTCGTTCCTTCCTTCAGGCGGTGGAAGCCTTCTGCCGCGCGCTCGCCGGTGAGGAACTCGCGATCCCTTTCGTCAATGTCGCTCGTGATGAGCTTGGCGCTTTCCGCGTCGGTTCGCGCGAGGATCACGGTGGGCACGCCCATGACGTCGGCCGCGAGGCGCGCCGCCTGCAGGTTGCGGATGTGCTGCTGGGTGGGGATGAGGACCTTCCCGCCCATGTGTCCGCATTTCTTCTCGGAAGCGAGCTGGTCCTCAATGTGGATACCTGCGGCGCCGGCCTCGATGTAGGCCTTGGTGACTTCGAACGCGTTCAGGACACCGCCAAACCCTGCCTCGGCGTCGGCGACGATGGGGGCGAACCAGTCGATTCCGCCGGTGCCGTCGAGCGTCTGAATCTGATCGGCCCGACGCAGGGTGTTGTTGATGCGCCGGACGAGTTCGGGCCCGCTGTCGCTCGGGTACAGGCTCTGATCGGGAAACATCGAGCCTGCCTTGTTGTTGTCCGCGGCAACCTGCCATCCGGACAGGTAGATAGACCTGAGGCCGGCCCGCACCATCTGCATAGCCTGGTTGCCGGTCACGGCGCCGAGCGCGCGCACGGGCTCGTCGGACTGCAGCAGCTGCCACAGTCGCTCCGCACCCCGGCGCGCAAGGGTGTGCTCGACACGAAGGCTGCCAGCGAGCCGTTCGACATCAGCAACTGTGTAATCCCGGCGGATGTTGGCGAAGCGGCCGGAAGGGGCCCGCGTGAATTGCTCCATTTCCCGTTGCATCGGTCGGTCCTCCGCTCCCAGCTCCCGCTGGTCCGTTATCTACGCCAAATCTAGTTCACAAAATCTGGAATAGTCCATAGCCTTTTGTATGAAAACGAGTCACAAAGATAATTTTGCAAATTTGTATTTTGTGAAGTAGTAAATATTGAAAATCCCTCGCCTGCGGACCGCGCCAATGAACGACCGATCCATCGAACGAAAAGTCCTGCTGGGACACAAGCTTCGCCGGTTCCGCGCCGGGCTTGGCCTCAAGCAGAGCGAGATGGCGGAACAGCTCGAGATTTCGCCGAGCTACCTGAATCTCATTGAACACAATCAGCGCCCGGTGACGGTCCAGCTCCTGTTCCGGCTTGGACAGGCGTTTGACATCGATCTCAAGGAATTCGCCGAGGACGACAACGCACGGCTCTACGCGGCCCTCCGTGAGGTCTTTGGCGATCCGCTGTTCGGGGACAGACCGGTGCGCGAGGCGGACGTCCGCGCCGTCGCGGAAGCGGGGCCGACGGCGGCCGAGGCGGTTCTCAGGTTGTACAAGTCCTACCGGGAATTGCGGGAGGATTCCCAGGTCCTAGCGGAGCAGGTGGCAAGCCGGGACGCGGCGCAGGGGATCGGTGGTGCGGTCTTCCCCGTGGAGGAGGTCCGGGACTACCTGCAGTCAGAATCGAATCATTTCCCCGAGATCGAAGTGAGTGCCGAAGCCCTGTGGACCGAAGCCGGTCTGGATCCGACCGACGTGTTCGGCGGTCTCAGCAAGTACCTGCTCGATGTCCACGGAATCTCGGTCCGCGTGCTGCCCGTCGACGTGATGCCCGAGACCATGCGCCGCTTCGACTTCCACCGACGACGCGTGCTGCTTTCGGAACTGCTGGCGCCCGCAGGGCGATGCTTTCAGCTGGCGGTCCAGGTCGCCTACTGGGCGCACCGTGACCTGCTCGACCGCCACGTGGAGCGCGCGGAACTCTCCAGTCCGGAGGCCGAACGCCTCTGCCGCCTGTCGCTCGCCAACTACCTCGCGGGCTGCGTCATGATGCCCTACGGACGGTTCCTCGACGCCGCCAAGACCCTGCGTTACGACATCGAGATCCTGCAGCGCCGTTTCGGCGCCAGCTTCGAGCAGGTGTGCCACCGCCTGACCACCCTGGAACGGCGCGGCGCCCGCGGGGTGCCCTTCTTCTTCATCCGGGTCGACAACGCCGGCAACGTCTCCAAACGTCTGAGCGGCGGCGGATTTCACTTCGCCCGATTCGGCGGCACCTGTCCGCGCTGGATCGTGCACGATGCGTTTCGCATGCCCGGCCAGATCCGTACCCAGATCGCGGCCATGTCGGACGGTTCGCGGTTCTTCACAATCGCTCGAACCGTCGATCAGATCGAGTCCCGCACCTGGGAACAACCGCCGCAACACGCCATCGGATTGGGATGCGATATCCGGGACGCCGGACAGCTCGTCTATGCGGACGGCCTCGACCTCGGCAGCGAGCGGACAGCGACGCCGATCGGTGTCGCATGCCGTGTCTGCGAGCGCCTGGACTGCCAGCAGCGGGCGCATCCGCCGCTCAACTATCGCTTGAAAATCGACGAGAACGTGCGGCGCAGCACGCCATTCACGTTTACGCCGGCGTGATGGGTCTCGGACCGTCACTGCACGCGGTTGGCCGTGCCGGGACTCCCGACAGCGGCACAGGGTGGTCGCGGTGAACTCGTAGGCGCGTCCCCACCGGATGCGGGTGGCTGGTGCCTACACGGCCGACCTGATGCTGTCGGGATGTTCGCGCGTTGTCGGTTGCTGCGCCCTAGCGGCCCAACGCGCACTGGCCGCGATACCGCCGAAGGGGAACAGATGAATCTGTTCGATATTGCTGTCGGGGCGAAGGCTTGTGAAATCGTCAACGGCGGCCACCAGGTCGTCCGGCGAATAGGGTTGGAGCAGCTTCGTCAGATCACGGGCCCGTTTCCTCAGAACCGACAAGGACGGGCCGATTCCGCAACTGAGCGCATAGCGGATGAGCGTCTTGAGCTTGGCGGGGCCCGCAACACCCACGTGGACCGGCAAGGTCGCCTCCATGGCCTGCAAGCGGTTGGCCCAAGCGACGATCGGTGCCGGATCGAAGGCGAACTGGGTGACCACGGCCATTCGGCAGTCGGTCCCGTCCCGGGCGAACCTGTCCTTCCAGAGCAACGTTTCGTCGACCAATTGGGTACCGCCGTTCGGGTCAATGTCGCGGTTGCCTTCGGGATGGCCCGCGACATGGAGCCTGGTGTACCCGAGCCGGTCGAAGAGCCCCGTTTCCAGAAGTTCGATGGCGCTGGAATAGGCGCCGGCCGGGACTGACACATCCCCGCCGATCACCAGCGCTTCCTCGACGCCCGCCTCTCGGTACCGTCCCAGCCAGCTCTCCAGGGTCGATCTGCTGTCGACCAGGCGCGCGGGAACATGAGGCATCACTGGAAAGCCCTGTTCGCACAGACGTTGGGCGGCAGTGACCATGTCCTCGATCGGGGTTCCCGGGACATGGGCGATATAGATTCGGGTTCCTGTCGGCAGCAGCTCGCGAAAGTCGGTCTCCAGTGCCGCTGTCCTGGGCAGCGCTTCGATCGAGAAACCTTCAGTGATCTTCATGGTCACTGTCCTTGGCCTGTTGATCGCAAGGCAAAACGGGCACGAAGCGTCACGACTTCACGTGATGTCTCGAGCACCGCGGTCTTGCCGCCGTGCCGGGTGCCACGACCGCTCAGGATCGGAGAAGTCGCGCAACCTAGCACGCGCTGCTCAGGTGACCCACCGCAGCGAACATAGATTGCCGGGGCATTGGCGTGGAGGACGCATTCCGCGTCCATCGCAACGGCGGTTGCGTGGTCGAGACCGCCGGTCGGATCGGGCGGCGGTAGACACATCGTTCGCATGGCCGAGCAACACGAAGAACGCGAATGTTCCGGTATCCGACCGGTGGCTTGCGGTCGCTGACGCACCTGGCCGCGCCGCCTGATGTCCGGCCGAACGGACGACTCCGCCGCCCCGCGGCGTGCCAGCTTCGCGGATGGCTAGCCCGCAGCCGGGTCGACGCCCAAGGAAATCACGGTGGCGGCAAGGGCCTCCGACCGGCGCCTAGAAGAACACGTAGGAGCGGACCACGACGTTCTTGCGGCAGGGTGCGTCGATGGGCGTGGTCGGATCGATGCAGGCGGTGTGGAACGACCAGCGTGAAACCGAGCCGTCCGTGACCGAGTCGTAGCACTTCAGCATCGACACCTCGGTCGGTTTCTGCTGGGGAATCCAGTACCATTCGTGTTCGGACCGGTAGGTGAAGCGGGTGGTCTCACCGACACGGTCGTCGTAAATGCGGTAATTGGTGATGTAGGGCTGGTCCGCGAACGACGGCCAGGCGCAGAGGACGAACGGGAACTGGCCCACCGTCTCCATCGGCTTGGCGAGATTGATCGACATGAACCGCCGCGACATCTTCGCGTCGGCTTCGGCCTCGGTGTAGTGCTGCGTGCGTCCGAAGTTCCGCAGGTTCTTCGTCAGCAGTTCGCGACAGCGGACGCGGCCACTGTTGTCGTTCAGATCGTTGTGCACAAGGTTGGCGTATCTGGCGTTCACGCCCGGGTTCTTGGCGTCCTGGTCCTCCGTGCGGTCGCCCTCGTAGTTCTTGTTAAAGACGTCGTGGTTGTAGACCAGCGCGTCGGTCGCACCGGGAAAGAACTCCAGGAGAAGCTTCTCGATCTCCGGATAGAAGACGCGCTGAACCTCAGCTGAGTCGTAGAAGTCCGCGCACTTGGATTCGAGGTGGGCCAGCGACACACCGAGCTTGTCCATGCACTCGGGGCTGTTCACGGACAGCCCGGGGTAGTACTCGCCGATCCGCCGGGCGTCGCGCATCACCTGCGGGAAATAGAGGTTGCGCCGCTGGAGGTCGTCCTCGGCCTGTCGCAGTATCTTCGTTTCGTCGGAGCGGGCCGGGTCGCGCCAGAGCGAGTTGGAGGGCACGACGGTGTAGGACGGCTCCTCGTAAACGGTGTAGCGCAGCGGCAGCGCCAGGCCGCCCTCGGGGGCTTCGATCCCGTTCGCCCGAATGTAGTCCAGGCATTCCGCGTACTTCCGGAACCCGACCCCCCACTTGGTCTGGATCGGGCCCGGAGGTGCGTTTCCCAGCTCCTCGACAAACGCCCGCGCTTGGCCATCCGCGATCTGCTTGAAGGCCGCGTCCAGCGCAGCACCGGTGCCCGCGTCCCCACCGCGTTCGAATGACATGTAGGACACGCCGCCATTTGCGGCGATCGGCGGTGGCTGGCCTTCCGTGAGTTCGAAGGTTGGCACGTAGGCCGACGACACTGCCTCCGCGTCCGCCGCAACGTGGGTCTCGATGGCTTCGTGCTGGTCCATGACATGCGTTCTCCCGCCGAAGGTCGCCCATCGTGGCACACCGGACCTGCATTTTCTAGCGGTTCGGCAGGCCAGCTGCGCGCCGCTGGATCGACCCGGCGGCCGCGGCGCTCAGCACCGATTCAGGGGGTTAGCTTGGGGGGCTGCGCCCCGCCGCGCATCGAGTCGCGGTTTGGTTCCGGGCCCCTGGTCATACAGGGTCGGTTCCGCCCTCTCGGGTCTGTGCGCATGTGTCAAACTTTCAATGCGGCTGCTCTACGCGGTGACGCTTCGCGTATACATTTCCCCGATCACGTCGACGATGATCGCTCCCCACATGATCGTGGCTTCCCAGTGCTGCAGTTGGTCATCCGGCCTGCCGCCGCAGCGGCCCTATCCGGAGCGGCGCCCGCACCTTATTCTGGATTGCAGTCCTGGGCCCGATTCGTATCTGCCAGGGAAACCGGGCGCCGGAGGGAGCCGATGAACGGAGAGGATCTCTGTTTCGCTCCCGCGAGCGTGCTGGCGTCGGCCGTCGCGGCGCGCGAACTCTCACCAGTGGAAATCGTTGACACGGTGCTGAGCCGCATCGAGCGGCTTGAACCGAGGCTCAATGCATTCGCCACGCTCACGGCCGAACGGGCCTCCGACGCTGCGAGGCAGGCGGAAGCCAAGGTGATGTCGGGCGCTGCGCTCGGCGCCCTCCACGGCGTTCCGGTCACGATCAAGGACCTGACCAATACGGCCGGAATTCCGACCGAACGAGGCTCCTTCACTTCGCAAGGGGTGATCCCCACCGAGAACGCTCCGTGTGTGGAACGCCTCGAGGCGGCCGGCGCGATATCGCTGGGCAAGACGACAACGTCTGAGCACGGGTGGAAGGGGGTCAGCCAGAGTCCGCTGACCGGCATCACGCACAATCCCTGGGCCCACGGAATGAATGCCGGCGCATCCTCGGCGGGCGCCGGGGCTGCTGCGGCCGCCGGCTACGGCCCGCTTCACCAGGGCTCGGACGGCGCCGGTTCCATTCGCATGCCGAGCCACTTCTGCGGCGTCTTCGGCCTGAAGCCGAGCTATGGTCGCGTGCCGCATCTTCCCATCGGCAATGTCGACCAGGCGAGTCACGTGGGGCCGATGACCCGGACGGTCATGGACGCGGCGCTGATGCTCCGCACGATCGCAGGCCCGCATCCGCTTGATCACTACAGTCTCGAGGCACAGCCTGCCGACTACCCGGTCCTCCTTGGCGAGGGCGAGCAGCTGTCGGGCGCCAGGATCGCCTACAGCCCCGACCTCGGCCATGCCCGCGTCGACGCCGAGGTGGCGGAGTTGGTGGTGGCGGCGGTCAAGGTGTTTGCCGGCTTCGGCGCCGAGATCGAGGAGATCGTCCCGGCCTGGGGACCGGACGGCCCAGAGATCGGCCGGTTCTTCTGGGCAGCGCATGAAACCAATTTCGCCGGGTATCTCGAAGAGTACGGTGACCGGATGGATCCCGGACTGGTCGCCTGCATCCGGGACGGCCAGGGCTATCGCGCCGAGGACTACCTGGCCATGCGGGGGCGCAAGCTCGCCTACGTGGAGGCGATCCAGCGCTTCTTCACGGATTACGATTTCCTGCTGACGCCCGCTGTCTCGGTCGCGGCATTTCCGGCAGACCAGCTGTCGCCGTCGGACTGGCCGCAGCACGAATGGAACTGGCTGCAATGGGCGCAGTTCAGCTACCCGTTCAACATGTCGCACAACCCGGCTGCGTCGGTACCCTGCGGATTCACGCCTGCCGGCCTGCCGGTCGGGCTGCAGATCGTGGGACGCCGGCTGGACGATCTCGGCGTCCTGCAGGCCGCGGCCGCCTTTGAGGCGGCGCGGCCCTGGGCCCAGCACCGCCCGCAGCTTTGAGCCGATCCTTCAGGCCGGTCGACCAGTCGGCGTCCGAACCGATTGCGGATCTTGGAAGAGGTCCCGCGCCAGGTCGGCGTCGCCGGCACGTTCAGTGAGGGGACCATCTGGGTCGGCTACCAGGCCGTCACGTCGCGCCAGGGCATCGTGCGTCGATCGCGGGCTTTCATTGCGCAAGCGATCGGCGAACACCGGCCATCGCGGGACGGTAGAGTAGGGGAGAGGGAAACCGCGGCGATCAGCCTGGAGTGGCGGGCCGGACGGCTGTCCAGAACCATGCATCCGGGCGAAGCTGCGAATGCGGGAGGCGACAGGCGATGAACGAAGGCGCGATGAGCAACGTCACCATCGGGGCCGAGACACTCCAGGACCTCTACGTCACCATGCGCCGCATCCGCGCCTTTGAGGACAAGACTGCCGACCTGTTCGAGGAAGGCGTCGTCAAGGGCACGGCGCACAGCTACAAGGGCGAGGAGGCCATCGCCGCCGGGGTCTGCGAAGCGCTCCGCGATGACGACATCATCGCTTCCTACCATCGGGGCCACGGTCATTGCATCGCCAAGGGCGCTCGCATCGACCGCATGATGGCCGAGTTGATGGGTCGCCAGACCGGCTACTGCCAGGGGCTCGGCGGCTCCATGCACATTGCCGACATGGAGCTCAACATCATGGGCGCCAACGGCATTGTGGGGGCCGCCATGCCGCTTGCCACTGGCGCGGGCCTGGCCGCCAAGCTGCAGGGGACCGACCGGGTAGCGGTGGCGTTTTTCGGCGATGGCGCTTCCAACCAGGGCGTCTTCCACGAATCGCTCAATCTGGCGGCCGTGTGGAAGCTGCCGGTGATTTTTGTGTGCGAGAACAACCAGTACGCGCTCTCGACCTCGTACCGGAACACAACCTCGGTTTCCCAGGTCGCGAACCGGGCGGCTTCCTACGAAATTCCCGGCATCACGGTGGACGGCAACGACGGGGTGGAGGTCTACCTGGTGCTGCGCGAAGCGGTGGAGCGCGCCCGGGCCGGGGAGGGCCCAACGCTGATCGAGGCGATGACCTACCGTCACGGCCAACACTCGCTCCGCGTCAACTTGCGGGATCCGCGTCCGGAGGAAGAGCTCGAGTCGTGGCTGGACCGCGACCCCATCGCACGCATGGAAAAGCGGCTCACCGGCGAAGGCGGCTTCACCGACGAGCAGCTCAGCGAAACCGGCCGGGCGGTGGAAGAGGAGCTGGAAACCGCCGTCAGCTACGGCCGTGACAGCCCGGAGCCTCCGGTCCAGGTGATGCTGGATGCGGTCTACGCCCCGCACGCGGCGCATACCGAACCAGGGCCCGACACGGAGCGAACGCTTTCCTACCCCGAAGCGCTCAACGAGGCGCTGAACCAGGAAATGCTGCGGGACGACCGCGTCTTCCTCATGGGCGAGGACGTCGGCGCCACCGGCGGCATCTTCGGTGTCTCCACCGGACTGATGGACCGGTACGGGCCGGAGCGGGTTCGCGACACGCCGATTTCCGAGGCCACGTTCGTCGGTTGCGGCGTCGGCGCTGCCATCGCCGGGATGCGGCCGGTAGTGGAGATCCAGATCTTTGACTTCGTGGCGCTCACCATGGACATGCTGGTCAACCAGGCGGCGAAATTCCGCTTCATGCTGGGCGGCAAGCCGTCCGTGCCCCTGGTGGTGCGCGGTCCCCAGGGTGGCGGGATCCGCCTCGCGGCCCAGCACAGCCAGAGTCTGGAAGCCTGGTTCACCCATGTGCCGGGATTGGTGGTGGCAGCGCCGTCGACCCCGTATGACGCGAAGGGGTTGCTCGTTGCCGCAATCCGCGATGACAACCCGGTGATCTTCCTCGAGCAGAAGCTTCTCTATGTCGGCGCGACGGGTCCGGTGCCGGAGGAACTCTACGCCATCCCCCTCGGCAAGGCGGACATCAAGCGCGAAGGCACGGATGTGACCGTCGTGGCAACGTCTGCGATGGTGCCCCGGGCGTTGAGCGCCGCCACGGTGCTGGAGCGCGATGGCATCAGTGTGGAGGTCGTTGACCCCCGCACGCTGCAGCCGCTGGACGAGGAGACGATCCTCGCGTCCGTGCGCAAGACCAATCGCCTCCTCGTCGTGCACGAAGCCTGCGTGCGCGGCGGCTTTGGCGCAGAGGTTGCCGCCATGGTGGGGACCAAGGCCTTCGATCATCTTGATGCCCCGGTGGCGCGGCTGGGCGCCCCCCATACGCCGATGCCCTACAACGACCGCCTCGAGCTCGAGGTCATCCCTTCTCAGGAACGGATCGTGGAGGCGGTGCGGGCGTTGCTGTAGGTCACCGGGATCGTTGGCTCCCGCAAGCCTTCACTGCTTTCCTGGAATAACCATTAAAGCAAATCCTTGGAGGGAGTATCTTTCCTTCGTCTAGCTGACGGACCACTGCCTCCTAGCGGATGATTGCTGAATCGGGCGCTGGAGACCTGGAGGCAGAGAATTGAAGCCACCACGGATTGACACGGTCGCCCAGATCAGTCAGACCTTTGCAACAGTCTCCTCGCTGGACGGGGGGAGGCGCAACGGTCTGTAACAACGCTCAATTTCCGTGGTTCGTGTGACGGGGGCCGTTGGCGGAAAGCGAATCGGCGACGCGCCGGGTGTGGAACCACTTTCCAAGACGGAGAATTGTCTCGTCATCACCCCGACGGCCGACGAGGTGGATCCCCACGGGCAGCCCGGCCGGCCCCACCGCGCCAGGAATCCCGGCAATCGGGACGTTGAGAAGTGTCCACATCGCCTGGAAAACGGGACTTCCCGTCGCCGAAATGCCCTCGGGCGCTTCGCCCACGACACTCGGACAGAGAAAAGCGTCCCGATCGCCGAAGGCGTGGTTGATTGAAGCCCGGCACTCCTCAGTGTGGGTGCGCAGGGCCTTCTCCTGATCCTTGGGCACAGCGAAACCGGCCTCGATCATTCCGCGAAGCACCGGGCTCATTCGGTCCCGATGGTGCCGGTAGTCCTCGCCCAGGCTCCGGGTGAGCGCGGCCTTGAGGATGGTGGCATGGGTCTCGAGCAAACTATCGAACGAAGACGGCAGGCGAACCTCCTGGACGTCGGCACCGATCGATCTCAGCTGCTCCGCCGCCGCCTCGACGGCATCGATGCTCGCCTGCTCTGCATGGGGCCACATCGGCGTCCGGCAGAGCCCGATTCTCGGTTTGCGGCCGATGCCGTCGTCCAGCGGCCGCGGCGTGTGGTCATGGACGATGGCGAAGAAGGTCGCGAGATCGTCGAAATCCCGTCCGAAATAGCCAAGCGTGTCGAAGTCGGGTTCCAGCTGCAGCATCCCGGAAATGTCCGTGATGCCTCGCGTCGGCTTGAATGCGCAGATGCCGCAGAACGCGGCCGGCCGAATGAGGGAACCGGAGGTCTGGCTGCCGAATGCGACCGGCACCATCGAATCGGCGACCGCGGCTGCGGATCCGCTCGAAGAGCCGCCGGGGGTGTGGGCGAGGTTGAGCGAGTTCCGGGTCTTGCCCGGATGGTAGAGCGCGTACTCGGTGGTGACGGTCTTCCCCATCATGACTGCCCCGGCCGCCTTCATCTTGGCGACGCAGGCCGCGTCCTTGGTTGGCCGGCGTCCGGCGCGAATCGGCGTGCCGCATTCGGTCGGCAGGTCCACGGTGTCGATAATGTCCTTGACGCCAAACGGTATGCCGTGAAACGGACTCTTGGGTTCGGTCGCATCGGCGACGCGGGCGGCGTTCAACGCCAAGTTCTCATCGAGATGTGCCCAGGCGCAGACTTCTCTTTCCCTGGCGTGGATCCGTTCAAGGCAGGATTCGACGAGCTGCACCGAGGTGAGTTCGCCGCTCGCCATCCGGACCGCCGCCTCCGTCGCGGTGATCGTGTACGGATCTGACACGTCTTTTCCCTTCGATGCTTATCTGGAGAGTCTTAGGGAGTATTCAGGGTCCTGCCGCCATGGATCACGGAGGGTGGTGTCGGGTGGAAAGAGCGGCCTGTCGAGCTGGTCCACCGCTTCCTAGTGGTCGCCGAAATGCCGCTTCCAGATGGGTCCCACGACGGGGTGTTCGCGAACCCGGTTCTTGATTTCGGTGAGGCGCGGCACCTCGACCTCGCCGTGATGCCAGACGAGGAGCATGGCCAGATAGATGTCCGCAACGGTCAGCTCCTCGCCGAGCAGGAAGGGTCCCTCGACATGCGCCTCGACCAGGGCGAGCGCCTCGTCCAGGCGCTGGATGGCGGCGCTCCGCAGCGCATCATGGCCGTCGGAGTCATGCGTGAAGCGGAAAGGGTAGCCCCGCCGCAGTACAGCTTCGTAAAGGTTGACGTTCGCGAAGGTTGTCCAGCGCAGGAACGACGCATGTGCCGGCGTGCCTGCTTCGGGGGCGAGGCGTTTGTTCGGGAAGCAAAGCGCAAGGTGAACCAGGATCGCCGACGTCTCCGTCATGGTTGTCCCGTCCGGGAGGATCAGCGTCGGTAGCTGGCACCAGGGATTGGTTTCGCGAAAGCTCGCGGGCAGCGGCGTGCCCGCCTTCGAATCCAGCTCGATCAGCACGAACGGCGCGTCCGCCAGCGTGAGCGCAGCTTCGACCACGAACCCGCCTGAACCCGGGCGGTTGTAGAGGGTGTAGCTCACGGCAACGTCCTTTGCGCCGGCATCGCGTTGGCCGGCGCCATGGTCGCGGCATTAGCGCCGTTGCGGCCCGGCTCGCGCAGGCCGCGGGCGTCCACCCGCCCTCGACTGGGGACAAGCGCCAAGGGTGATAGCCGGCCGCGCCGCGACACGCGTGTGTCCGTCTTCGTCAGGCCGCGTCGCCGGTTTTCCGCTCAGCCCGCCGCCGGTGGAGCACTGGTTCGGTGTAACCGGAGGGCTGCTCCCGGCCCTGGAAGACGAGCTCGCAGGCGGCATTGAATGCGGGCCCGTCAAAGCCCGGCGCCATCGGCGTGTAGGCCGGGTCGTCGGCGTTCTGCCGGTCGACCATCTGGGCCATCTTGCGCATCGTCGCCTGTACCTCGTCCTCGGAGCAGACCCCGTGGCGCAGCCAGTTGGCCATGTGCTGGCTGGAGATCCGGCAGGTGGCACGGTCTTCCATGAGGCCGATGTCGTTGATGTCCGGAACCTTCGAGCAGCCGATGCCCTGGTCCACCCAGCGGACGACGTAGCCAAGGATGCCTTGGGCGTTGTTCTCCAGTTCGGCGCGAATGTCCTCCGGCGTCCAGTTGGGGCGGGGCGCCACCGGGATTGACAGGATGCTGCGCAGATCGGCCCGCGTCCGGCCGGCAATTTCTTCCTGACGCTCCGCGACGCTGACTCGGTGGTAGTGGGTCGCATGCAGGGTGGCGGCGGTGGGCGAGGGCACCCACGCCGTGTCGGCGCCGGCCGTCGGGTGCCCGATCTTCTGCTCCAGCATCTCGGCCATGAGATCCGGCATGGCCCACATGCCCTTGCCGATCTGGGCACGGCCGCGCAGGCCGCAGGTGATGCCGATGTCGACGTTCCAGTCCTCGTAGGTGCGCAGCCAGGACGCGGCCTTCATGTCCGCCTTGCGGATCATTGGACCGGCTTCCATCGACGTATGGATCTCGTCCCCAGTGCGATCCAGGAAGCCGGTATTGATGAACGCCACCCGCCGGTGCGCTGCTCGGATGCACTCCTTGAGATTGACGGTGGTGCGCCGCTCCTCGTCCATGATGCCGATCTTGATCCGGTAGCGCTCGAGGCCCAGCAGGTCCTCGACACGGCCGAACAGGGTATTCGCGAACGCGACTTCCTCCGGCCCGTGCATCTTGGGCTTCACGATGTAGATGGAGCCGGCCCGGCTGTTACCATGAGCTGTATCGCCCTTGAGGTCGTGGAGCGCGATCAGGGACGTGAACACCGCATCGAGGATGCCCTCCGGCGCCTCGCGGCCTTCTCCGTCCAGGACCGCCGGACAGTCCATCAGGTGACCGACATTGCGGACGAGCATCAGCGAGCGGCCCGGCAGCGTGATCTCGCCGCCGTCGGCACCGATGTAGCGGCGCTCGGGGTTGAGGCGGCGCTCGACCGTCTGCCCGCCCTTGTCGAAGCTCGCGGTGAGGTCGCCCTTGATCAGGCCGAGCCAGTTGCGATACGCGAGAACCTTGTCTTCGGCGTCGACGGCGGCGATGGAATCCTCGCAGTCGACGATCGTCGTCACGGCCGATTCGAGCACGACGTCCGAAACGCCCGCCTTGTCCGTCCGGCCGACTGGATGGGTTCGGTCAATCGCGATTTCGATGTGCAGCCCGTTGTGGCGCAGCAGCACGGCCTCGGGAGCCGCCGGGTCACCCCGGTAGCCGGCGAGGACGCCGGGTCCGGCCAGGCGGGTCGCACCGCCTGGCATGTCCGCAGACAGGGTCCCGCCCTCGACCCGATAGGCGAGGACGTCGCCATGCGAGCCGCTGGCCAGTGGCACTGCCTCGTCCAGGAAATTCCGCGTCCACGCGATGACCTTCTCGCCGCGGGCCGGGTTGTACCCGCCGACCCGGGTCGCGCCTTCCTCCTCCGGAATGGCATTGGTTCCGTAGAGGGCGTCGTAAAGGCTGCCCCAGCGCGCGTTGGCGGCATTG
The Rhodospirillales bacterium genome window above contains:
- a CDS encoding glutathione S-transferase family protein is translated as MSYTLYNRPGSGGFVVEAALTLADAPFVLIELDSKAGTPLPASFRETNPWCQLPTLILPDGTTMTETSAILVHLALCFPNKRLAPEAGTPAHASFLRWTTFANVNLYEAVLRRGYPFRFTHDSDGHDALRSAAIQRLDEALALVEAHVEGPFLLGEELTVADIYLAMLLVWHHGEVEVPRLTEIKNRVREHPVVGPIWKRHFGDH
- a CDS encoding alpha-ketoacid dehydrogenase subunit beta — its product is MLDAVYAPHAAHTEPGPDTERTLSYPEALNEALNQEMLRDDRVFLMGEDVGATGGIFGVSTGLMDRYGPERVRDTPISEATFVGCGVGAAIAGMRPVVEIQIFDFVALTMDMLVNQAAKFRFMLGGKPSVPLVVRGPQGGGIRLAAQHSQSLEAWFTHVPGLVVAAPSTPYDAKGLLVAAIRDDNPVIFLEQKLLYVGATGPVPEELYAIPLGKADIKREGTDVTVVATSAMVPRALSAATVLERDGISVEVVDPRTLQPLDEETILASVRKTNRLLVVHEACVRGGFGAEVAAMVGTKAFDHLDAPVARLGAPHTPMPYNDRLELEVIPSQERIVEAVRALL
- a CDS encoding amidase, encoding MSDPYTITATEAAVRMASGELTSVQLVESCLERIHAREREVCAWAHLDENLALNAARVADATEPKSPFHGIPFGVKDIIDTVDLPTECGTPIRAGRRPTKDAACVAKMKAAGAVMMGKTVTTEYALYHPGKTRNSLNLAHTPGGSSSGSAAAVADSMVPVAFGSQTSGSLIRPAAFCGICAFKPTRGITDISGMLQLEPDFDTLGYFGRDFDDLATFFAIVHDHTPRPLDDGIGRKPRIGLCRTPMWPHAEQASIDAVEAAAEQLRSIGADVQEVRLPSSFDSLLETHATILKAALTRSLGEDYRHHRDRMSPVLRGMIEAGFAVPKDQEKALRTHTEECRASINHAFGDRDAFLCPSVVGEAPEGISATGSPVFQAMWTLLNVPIAGIPGAVGPAGLPVGIHLVGRRGDDETILRLGKWFHTRRVADSLSANGPRHTNHGN
- a CDS encoding amidase family protein, which produces MNGEDLCFAPASVLASAVAARELSPVEIVDTVLSRIERLEPRLNAFATLTAERASDAARQAEAKVMSGAALGALHGVPVTIKDLTNTAGIPTERGSFTSQGVIPTENAPCVERLEAAGAISLGKTTTSEHGWKGVSQSPLTGITHNPWAHGMNAGASSAGAGAAAAAGYGPLHQGSDGAGSIRMPSHFCGVFGLKPSYGRVPHLPIGNVDQASHVGPMTRTVMDAALMLRTIAGPHPLDHYSLEAQPADYPVLLGEGEQLSGARIAYSPDLGHARVDAEVAELVVAAVKVFAGFGAEIEEIVPAWGPDGPEIGRFFWAAHETNFAGYLEEYGDRMDPGLVACIRDGQGYRAEDYLAMRGRKLAYVEAIQRFFTDYDFLLTPAVSVAAFPADQLSPSDWPQHEWNWLQWAQFSYPFNMSHNPAASVPCGFTPAGLPVGLQIVGRRLDDLGVLQAAAAFEAARPWAQHRPQL